The Lemur catta isolate mLemCat1 chromosome 6, mLemCat1.pri, whole genome shotgun sequence sequence CCCAAAAAACTGTAGACAGTGGCTGGGGGAACCTATGGAAGAGTCAGGTGACCTGGGTTCCACTCCTCCATGTGTGCATTTGGGTGGGCTAATTTAGctctcggagcctcagtttctctgggCTTGAATGACGACAACAGCCCCAGCACTCGTAGGCCCGGCTTTACTCATGTGACCCCTCAGAGCCACAGGTGAGGCACCGGCACTGTTATtattccatttcatagatgaggaaactgaggctttcaAAGCAGCAACACTGCAAGAATAGATTAAGATGTAAGACAGCCATGCAAGAGAGGTTACAAGAAAATACAGCACATACGTAAGGGCCGCATGTCAGGCAAAGCCGTAACCGTGTGGAACCGTAGAGAATGACAGAGTGGCTGTGTGCCAGCAGGAGGAAGTGGACATTTGTTGAACTTTTACAACATGCTGCATTCTGAATTACCTCACTTGATCCTGACAATGGTTCCTGAGTGTAAGTCTTAtgatccccattttgcagatggggaaaccgaggcttggAGCAGCTCAGCCAGCTGCCCGAGTGCCATGGCTGATAGCAGCCAGGACTTGAAGCCTGAAGCCTGGGGctaaaggaagggaggaagagcacCCGCTGAGCTCCCTGCCGGGTGGGGGGCCCTGGGCAGGCCACCCTCCTGACCGGGGTTCCCTCCCGCTCCAGGTTCCCTGACCGTCGCCGAGCCGGCCATGATCGCCGAGTGCAAGACCCGCACTGAGGTGTTCGAGATCTCCCGGCGCCTCGTAGACCGCACCAACGCCAACTTCCTGGTGTGGCCGCCCTGCGTGGAGGTGCAGCGCTGCTCCGGCTGCTGCAACAACCGCAACGTGCAGTGCCGCGCCACCCAGGTGCAGCTGCGGCCTGTCCAGGTGCGAGGCCCGCGGCCCACCCGGGGCTGGTCCTGATGGTGGGCCAGGGAGGGCCACCCCTCTGGGACTTGGACCTGACCCCGCTTCCTTGGCATTCCTGGCATGTGCCGGGGCTCTGTCCAGAGAGGGTCACTCTTGGGAAGCTCTCTACGATCAGGCATGCTGAGGCTGACCACGAGTCCTCTGAGGTGGCCCAGGCCGCTGCAACCAAAGCCACAGACAGGGCTAGGTGTGGAACATTAATAGACATGGCCTCCTCCTTTATGGGGATAAAAATCCCCAAATGTCTCTTGAAGAGACACGTCTACAGACATTTATTTGACACTCAGAATGTCCTGGGCAGCTGCTCAGGCTCCCCAGAGCCCTCCCCTAGTCAGAGATCTCTCGAGAAAGGCTCAGGTAGGCACCACTGCATCTCCGACACCTGTTCATCCCCCTTGACAAGCGTGTCTTTAACAAGGAGCGTGCGGAGAGGCCGCCAGGAGACAGGCAGCCCCCGCGCCAACAGCTGAATGCCGACTGTGCCTCCTTTCTGGAGGGACTGGGGACGGGCACTCAGGTCAAGGAGAACTGTAGGGTAGAGACGGTCCCACGGAGCTCCCAGTCACActccgggcagggcagggccagagaaGCCTCTGCTGTCTTCTGATCCATGTGGAAAGGTTTCTGCACCCCTGGGCCAGCGTGGCCGAGGGCCCGTGTGCCGGGCAGTGGGCCGAGCACCCCCCTTGCCGAGCGCTCTGCCTGCGCGGCTGTGTGCCCCTCGCCTGCTGTCACCCCGTGgcctctcctcctgcccacctcccatccctggcctgggctctgcccccCACCGCCCACTGTCATAGCATCTCCTGTCCCCGTCACTTCCAGAGCTATGGATGGACACCTGACAGCTGAgctcccccttcccacctccctcctaGATAAAGCCTCCCCCCACTTCCTTCCAGATAGCCCTCGCCCACCTCTGCCGCAGCCCCTGACCTTGGCTGGCGCTCCGGGAATGAAGATACCACGGGCTCCAGCTCAACCCGGAAATGCCTTTctgcctttctccctctctggggGCACCGAGGGGGGCTGCAGGTCAGGAGGGCTTGTTTTGATGGAAAAGCTACGAGAAGGGCAGAGGGCAAGGTCCTGCTATTGTTTGGGCCAAAGCGTTTGCCCCGCAGGCTGCTCTCTGGGCTTTCTAGGAAAGAGCCAGGCAGGGACATGGGATGGGAAGAGCAGGCAGTTTGTGCTCCCCGCCTCCTGCCTGTATGGCCTCTACAGAGGTGTTTCGGCGGTTCTGTCCTCCAGGTGAGAAAGATCGAGATTGTGCGGAAGAAGCCAATCTTTAAGAAGGCCACGGTGACACTGGAGGACCACCTGGCATGCAAGTGCGAGACAGTGATGGCTGCACGGCCTGTGACCCGAAGCCCGGGGCAGGAGCAGCGAGGTAACCATCTTCCTCAGACCTGCCCCCCCAATCACAcagcccacagcccctcccctgtAGCAGCCGGGGTCAGGGGCGGGTCTTAAAAATGGAGATTGTGGCcagagtggtggctcacacctgtaatcccagcactctgggaggccgaagcaggattatttgaggccaggtgttctagaccagcctgagtaagagggaaacctcatctttacaaagaatagaaaaattagccaggcgtggtggcatgcgcctgtagtcccagctactcaggaggctgaggcgggaggatcccttgagcccaggagtttgaggctgcagtgagctatgatcttgccactgcactgtagcctgggttggcagagtgagatcctgtctcaaaaaaaaaaaaaaaaatgtagattggATCAGGCACACCCCTGGTTAAATTTCCATCTCACTGAGAACAATCCAGATTCCTCCCTGGCCTGGGAAGCCCTACGTGAGGAGGTAGCCCTTGGCTGGCCCTCTGGTCTTGCAGCCAGCTACTCCCCTTCACGCATGCCACCCCAGCTGGACTGGCCTCTTTCAGTGGCCAGATAagtttctgcctcagggcctttgcacatgctactCTTTGTTTGAAAGGTGTTTCTCTCAGCTCTTCACAAGCCTAGCTCCTCTTCATTTGAGTCTCCCCTCAGAAATCACCTCCTCCTAGAAGTCTGCCctggccaccccaccccaagcAGCCCAACTCCAGTCTTGATACCACACCCCCTGCTTTGTTGAACGAGTACATGGAATGGTGGGAGGAATCAGGTCTGAACAAGAGAAGACGCCATGTACATTGTCTTCAGATATCTGATAATTTGTCCTGGGGATGAGAAATCAAACTAATTTCTTATGTCTTTGAGGAATAAACTAGGACCAGTGGGGAAAAGCCACTGAGAGATTTTAGCTCCATACACAGAAAAGCTGGTGATGAGTCAGGGGTCCAAGATGCAGTTGGCTGCCTTGTGAGGTAGTGAACTCCCTGTCACTGGAGGTATGCAAGTAAAGGCTGGGCAACTGTGTAGTTGGGATGTGACAGGTGGGGTTCAAGCATCAGCCAGATAGTGAGTGGCATCAGGGTTCCACTGCTGTCCTTAGATTTCATAAATTCACAGTCTCGGGCATAGTTAGACTTGAGTTGAAAGAGACCCAAAGAATGGTCTGGTCCACCCGCCTCTCCCTCGTTTTACAGAGTAGGTGCCTGAGGCCCAGAGGCGCAGAGGTcttgccccaagtcacacagtCAGTCTCAGGCAGGGGCGTGGCTGGAATCCAAGTGTCCTGAGGTTTTGTTCTTGGCTCTTCCCTCACCCCAACAGCTCTCTCACCTGccttgtcattttttaaaaagatttttaaatagcattaGAATGGACCAGAAAGATGACCTTGCAAGTTGGTCTTTCAGTGTTATTAAGTGGGCTactggagcacagagaggttgaggagTTAACCAAAGTTGCACAGCAGCAAAGCCTATCCCAGAGCCCAGGTCTTGTAACATCTAGTTGTGGGCTCTCTTGGCTGTGTCTCACAGCCTTTTCTCCCTTGAGTGTTTGCAGTAAGGATCAAATCATCAAGTGAATACGATTAGGTGAGCGTCAAAAGTAAATGTCGTAAGTGACAGTTCTGATTTTCAGTAACTCTATTGTTAGGGATGGGACAATCTTTTCGTCCTCATTTCTTGCTTCTTGGCCTCTTTGTTGTCTTGTTCTCAGAGCTAAGTGGAGTTGCTGGATGCCCTGGGAAGGCTGATCATTTGACAGCTTCAAACTGACATGTTGTAAATTAGTTACAGAGTTAACAGGGAGAATGATTTCTCTGTTAAGGAAAAATGATATTCTTATGTTTAAAATGGGGCTAGTTCATGTATTTGTTCCATGTGATTTTCCAAGCCAGTTTCTGGGAAGGCGCGTTAAACCAACGATGTGTGGACGACATGAGGTTCTGCCGTGTCAGTTGCAGTGTTTCAGCCGTGTGTTTCGGTACTGCTGGCAGCTGTCCACGGGCCGGGCTGAGGCTCGGTGGTGTGGCACCTGTGATGTGGTGGCTGGTGTCAGACCTCCTGGGCCAAATCTCTGCTCTGACACTCGTGAGCTGGGTCGTGGCTTTGCACTTGCTTGGACTTTGCCCAGCCCAGTGTCCTGTCGATGGCTTGGGCTCTGGGGGTGGAAACTCCCTGGGCGCTGTAGTGGCCCTCTGGTGTCTTGTCTTTGGGGGATCTGAGGCCACCCAAGTCCCTGAACTGCTGGAAAATCTGCCGTTAGCAGAGATGGGATAACTGCCTCATGGGAGCTTGTGTCTCTGCGGTGGGAGGGCAGGTGTTAGCCCTCAAGAGCCTGGCAGGCTGGGGGGAGCTCACAAGGCTCCCAGGAaaaggctggccttgaactcagCACATCCGGCTGTCACTGCCACAGTGTCCACCCGGGAGCCCAGGAGGGAGAGAAGCGTAAGAGCTCACCTTGACCGAGGCTCACAGGCACCTGTCATTTACACCGAGTGGTTGGCAGTGTGGACTCTAGAGGCAGGtccctgagttcaaatcccagtctctctgcctcagtttcctcatctgttaaatgtgGATAATAGTGCCTGCTGTGAGGGCAAACGAGCTTAGAACAGCACAGGTGCTTGGTAAGTGCCAGCTAAGGGTTTCCGGCTATTTCCTTGTATTATCCCCTGTCCCTAGGAGTCCAGGGCTGCTGTCATCTGTTTTAAAGGTACAGAAATTGAGGCACGGGGCATTTAAGTGACTTACCCCAAAGTACACAAAGTTTAGAGAGCCCAGATTTAAGGCCAGGTGGTCTGAGCTGTGTCCCGCCACCCCCCATACCACTTCTCCAAGTGGTGAGGGACAGGTGGGTGACAGGCACAAGTGACCAAAGGGCTTAGCTCCGTGGCAAGGAGTGTGGTTCTGGGCTGAAGCCCAGTGGCCTCCCCACCACACGACTGGAATGGCCGAGAGGTCGGGAGGAAACATCAGTAGGAGGCCAAGCCAAGGAAATCATAGCAGCTGCCGTTTGCTGATTACTTCTTACTCTGAGCTCAGTGGCTTAAAGCAGCAATCGTGTTATCTCTCCCGGGTCTTTgggttgactgggctcagctgggcggTCTGTTGGTCTCTGCAGTTGCAGCCAGACggtggctggggctgcagtcatttGGAGGCTCGACTGGGACAGGTCCCTGTAGCCCAGGAAGCGCCAGTCCCCCCTGGGCTCTCCATGTGGCTTCTCTAGTAGGGAGGCCAGACTTCCTGTGTGGCAGCCAGGGCTCCCCAAAGCACGAAGGTGAGAGCTCTCGGGCCTTGTTGAGACTATGCCTGGAACTggcacagcatcacttctgcctcCTCCTGTTGGTTAACCAGACCCGAGTCCAGGCCAGATTCAGGGGCCAGGGAAGTGAACTCTACCTGTCCACGGGCGATGACAAAGAATTTGAAGCTGTATTTAATCTACCCGCCCTCTGTGTCAGGTACTGTGTGAAGAACTTTGCCAGCATATTGTCATTTATTCCTCCCACCAGGCCTGTGAGGTGGGCAGTCTCAttactcccatttcacagatggagaaactgaggcatggagagttTCAGTCATTGTCCCCAGGGCACATACAGCTGGTGAGCAGTGGAGTTGGGATTGAAGCGCAGGAGGTGTGGCCCCAGAAGATCCGGAGAGGTCTGTGGCAGGCCTTGGTCGAGAGAGACAGACCCCCCCAGTGGTCATCCACGTGCTGACaagacctttctttttcttgagcaGCCAAGACGCCCCAAACGCGGGTAACCATTCGAACAGTGCGAGTCCGCCGGCCCCCCAAGGGGAAGCACCGGAAATTCAAGCACACGCATGACAAGACGGCACTGAAGGAGACCCTCGGAGCCTAGGGGCATCGGCAGAAGAGTGTGGGCAGGTGAGGGCccggtggggaaactgaggccaagaacCCTGTGTTTCCTTCTCCCTGGCCTGTGGGAGGGACTGGGGCAGAGGCATGTTCCCACACAAAATCCATCCTCTGCCCGCTTATCAGCTGAGTTCTTGCACCGGATAGGTGGGAtgcaggagccccagccccacgCTGTGCCCCCGCATGCCCTAAGAGAATGAGAGGTCGAAATCTCACTTCTTCCCCACCCGCCTCAACTGCCCAGCCCTGAGCACTGCTGGACATCAGGGCTGGCTGGTTgaccccagctccctgccctcagCGTGGGGGGCATGTGTGCGTGGGATGGACCCCCTAGGGTGTCTCTGACCCCGTGTCCCTCTGCTTGGCCTGCAGGGTTATTTAATATGGTATTTGCTGTATTGCCCCCATGGGGTCCTTGGAGTGATAATATTGTCCCCTCGTCCGTCTGTCTCGATGCTGATTCGGACGGCCAATGGTGCTTCCCCTACCCCGCCGCGTGTCACCCCTCCACCTGCGGGTCTCCCCCCAGCGGCCCCCGGCATCTTGCCCAGCAGctcaagaaggaaaagaaggactgAACTCCATTGCTGTCTTCCTCCGTTGACGCCAAGAGTCTGGGATACGAGTGCAAGAGAGACTGATGGGGTCGCTGTTTGGGGAAAGGGGTCCCTTCCCttggcctggcctgggccacaCCTGAGCGCTCTGGACTGGCCCGAGGAGCCCCGCACGTGGCCCTGAGGACTTCTTGGCATGGCCTGCCTGGTCCCTGGAGCCCTGGCCAGCTCTGAGGGGCAGCACCTCCAGGCAGGCCGGGGTACCTCGGACGCCGTGGCTAAGACCACAGACTGGAGCACAGACTGGAGAAAACCCCTCCCACAGTGCCCAGACCCTCGTCACTTCCTCTCCCTGGTCACCTCTGCTCACAGCGGCTTCTTTCCATTTTATGTGTATGAAATCTTTGAAGACACGGACTCCTCTGGGCTGGTGTGGCCAGAGTGCCAGGTGGCCGAGTGCCCTCTCAGATGGGTTAGAGATGAAGTTTGCTCTTGGGGTGGGCATAGATGGTGACCTGGGcatcctctgcctcctgccacctccctgctccctctgctgTACCCTGATTCACTTCCTCCTCTGTTTCCTTTTATCTCTCTACCTCTACCTTGTGTCTTCTTGTCCTGGCCCTTCAGTCTGCTCTACCAAGGGGCTCTTGGACCTCTTACTGGGGCCCCAAATGACCCCAGTCACTTCTCCCTAGGGCAGAAGACCAGGGGCCAGTGCAGCAGGGGACCTGC is a genomic window containing:
- the PDGFB gene encoding platelet-derived growth factor subunit B isoform X2 — translated: MTRSHPGGEPESLARGRRSLGSLTVAEPAMIAECKTRTEVFEISRRLVDRTNANFLVWPPCVEVQRCSGCCNNRNVQCRATQVQLRPVQVRKIEIVRKKPIFKKATVTLEDHLACKCETVMAARPVTRSPGQEQRAKTPQTRVTIRTVRVRRPPKGKHRKFKHTHDKTALKETLGA
- the PDGFB gene encoding platelet-derived growth factor subunit B isoform X1 → MNRCWALFLSLCCYLRLVSAEGDPIPEELYEMLSDHSIRSFDDLQRLLHGDSVDEDGAELDLNMTRSHPGGEPESLARGRRSLGSLTVAEPAMIAECKTRTEVFEISRRLVDRTNANFLVWPPCVEVQRCSGCCNNRNVQCRATQVQLRPVQVRKIEIVRKKPIFKKATVTLEDHLACKCETVMAARPVTRSPGQEQRAKTPQTRVTIRTVRVRRPPKGKHRKFKHTHDKTALKETLGA